In the Nothobranchius furzeri strain GRZ-AD chromosome 15, NfurGRZ-RIMD1, whole genome shotgun sequence genome, one interval contains:
- the si:dkey-8e10.3 gene encoding serine/threonine-protein kinase SBK1 isoform X2: MIELGLADGSLIDELMELTAQSIGHLEIQEHFNIIKEIGRGKYGKVLLVTHRFRGTPMALKVMPKASTKLQGFLREYCISLHLSCHPCIVGLFGIAFQSKEHYCFAQELVIGRDLFAVIQPKVGIPESSVKRCVLQISSALEFIHSHGLVHRDVKPENILLLDSQCCQVKLADFGLAQKRGTIIRFVAGTLPYMAPELCAVALLDHQKEVTAAPLSIEPSLDTWAFGVVIFCILTGYFPWERCMGSDSFYQEFADWCTMEKEAYAEEDIPPLWRRFTPEALEMFGKLLALDSIKRSTVGAVKAYMEIDWLKKENGNQLQRTGQGKIHSTGR, encoded by the exons ATGATTGAGCTTGGTCTGGCTGACGGGAGCCTGATTGACGAGCTGATGGAGCTGACGGCTCAGAGCATCGGCCACCTGGAGATCCAGGAACATTTCAACATCATCAAGGAGATCGGCCGAGGGAAATACGGAAAAGTGCTGCTGGTCACGCATCGTTTCAGGG GGACCCCCATGGCCCTGAAAGTGATGCCCAAAGCCTCAACTAAGCTGCAGGGCTTTCTGCGGGAGTACTGCATCTCCTTACACCTGTCCTGCCACCCCTGCATCGTGGGCCTGTTTGGCATCGCCTTCCAGTCCAAAGAGCACTACTGCTTTGCTCAGGAGCTTGTCATTGGCAGGGATCTTTTTGCTGTCATTCAGCCAAAA GTGGGCATCCCAGAATCCTCAGTGAAACGTTGCGTCCTCCAGATCTCCAGTGCTTTAGAGTTCATCCACAGCCACGGCCTGGTCCACCGGGATGTAAAACCTGAAAACATCCTGCTGTTGGACAGCCAGTGCTGTCAGGTCAAGTTGGCGGACTTCGGCCTTGCCCAGAAGAGAGGCACCATTATCCGCTTTGTCGCGGGAACGCTGCCCTACATGGCACCAGAACTTTGCGCCGTGGCTCTGCTGGACCACCAGAAGGAGGTGACAGCGGCTCCTCTGAGCATTGAGCCAAGCCTCGACACCTGGGCCTTTGGGGTGGTTATCTTCTGCATCCTTACAGGCTACTTCCCCTGGGAGCGCTGCATGGGCTCGGACAGCTTCTACCAGGAGTTTGCTGACTGGTGCACGATGGAGAAGGAAGCTTATGCAGAGGAGGACATCCCTCCTTTGTGGAGGAGGTTCACTCCAGAAGCTTTGGAGATGTTTGGAAAGCTTCTAGCTCTAGATTCAATAAAGAGGAGCACAGTGGGAGCGGTGAAAGCATACATGGAGATAGACTGGCTGAAGAAAGAAAATGGAAATCAGCTGCAGAGGACAGGACAAGGAAAGATACATTCTACAGGGAGGTAA
- the si:dkey-8e10.3 gene encoding serine/threonine-protein kinase SBK1 isoform X1, with translation MKAAECKHANPVAFQHNTQKGSLPSLFCFLQQERMIELGLADGSLIDELMELTAQSIGHLEIQEHFNIIKEIGRGKYGKVLLVTHRFRGTPMALKVMPKASTKLQGFLREYCISLHLSCHPCIVGLFGIAFQSKEHYCFAQELVIGRDLFAVIQPKVGIPESSVKRCVLQISSALEFIHSHGLVHRDVKPENILLLDSQCCQVKLADFGLAQKRGTIIRFVAGTLPYMAPELCAVALLDHQKEVTAAPLSIEPSLDTWAFGVVIFCILTGYFPWERCMGSDSFYQEFADWCTMEKEAYAEEDIPPLWRRFTPEALEMFGKLLALDSIKRSTVGAVKAYMEIDWLKKENGNQLQRTGQGKIHSTGR, from the exons ATGAAGGCTGCAGAGTGCAAACATGCAAATCCAGTGGCTTTTCAGCACAATACACAAAAAGGCTCATTGCCTAGTTTATTCTGTTTTTTACAGCAGGAAAGGATGATTGAGCTTGGTCTGGCTGACGGGAGCCTGATTGACGAGCTGATGGAGCTGACGGCTCAGAGCATCGGCCACCTGGAGATCCAGGAACATTTCAACATCATCAAGGAGATCGGCCGAGGGAAATACGGAAAAGTGCTGCTGGTCACGCATCGTTTCAGGG GGACCCCCATGGCCCTGAAAGTGATGCCCAAAGCCTCAACTAAGCTGCAGGGCTTTCTGCGGGAGTACTGCATCTCCTTACACCTGTCCTGCCACCCCTGCATCGTGGGCCTGTTTGGCATCGCCTTCCAGTCCAAAGAGCACTACTGCTTTGCTCAGGAGCTTGTCATTGGCAGGGATCTTTTTGCTGTCATTCAGCCAAAA GTGGGCATCCCAGAATCCTCAGTGAAACGTTGCGTCCTCCAGATCTCCAGTGCTTTAGAGTTCATCCACAGCCACGGCCTGGTCCACCGGGATGTAAAACCTGAAAACATCCTGCTGTTGGACAGCCAGTGCTGTCAGGTCAAGTTGGCGGACTTCGGCCTTGCCCAGAAGAGAGGCACCATTATCCGCTTTGTCGCGGGAACGCTGCCCTACATGGCACCAGAACTTTGCGCCGTGGCTCTGCTGGACCACCAGAAGGAGGTGACAGCGGCTCCTCTGAGCATTGAGCCAAGCCTCGACACCTGGGCCTTTGGGGTGGTTATCTTCTGCATCCTTACAGGCTACTTCCCCTGGGAGCGCTGCATGGGCTCGGACAGCTTCTACCAGGAGTTTGCTGACTGGTGCACGATGGAGAAGGAAGCTTATGCAGAGGAGGACATCCCTCCTTTGTGGAGGAGGTTCACTCCAGAAGCTTTGGAGATGTTTGGAAAGCTTCTAGCTCTAGATTCAATAAAGAGGAGCACAGTGGGAGCGGTGAAAGCATACATGGAGATAGACTGGCTGAAGAAAGAAAATGGAAATCAGCTGCAGAGGACAGGACAAGGAAAGATACATTCTACAGGGAGGTAA